Proteins from one Streptomyces sp. NBC_00390 genomic window:
- a CDS encoding alpha/beta fold hydrolase — MTEFVLVAGAWLGSWAWDEVVPRLHAAGRGAHPLTLSGLAEKQGVPAGQQTHVQDIVDEIERLDLRDVVLVGHSYSGIPVGQAAERIGDRLARVVFVDSSVPTDGESFVSAWWEGPAKLEASIAGNGGFWAPLTAADYGGQGLTDEQIARIVGSTPHPGASLAEPAVLSRPLGELPATYIKCLLDGPEPSDDVAELLTSRHWRLVEMDTGHWPMFSRPGELARILLDAAG, encoded by the coding sequence ATGACGGAATTCGTACTGGTTGCAGGTGCGTGGCTCGGATCGTGGGCGTGGGACGAGGTGGTGCCCCGGCTGCATGCGGCCGGCCGCGGCGCGCATCCGCTGACGTTGTCGGGTCTCGCGGAGAAGCAGGGCGTGCCGGCCGGGCAGCAGACCCACGTCCAGGACATCGTCGACGAGATCGAACGCCTGGATCTGCGCGATGTCGTCCTGGTCGGCCACAGCTACTCGGGCATCCCCGTCGGTCAGGCCGCCGAGCGGATCGGCGACCGGCTGGCCCGTGTGGTCTTCGTCGACTCCAGTGTCCCGACGGACGGCGAGTCGTTCGTCTCCGCCTGGTGGGAGGGCCCGGCGAAGCTGGAGGCGTCGATCGCCGGGAACGGCGGCTTCTGGGCCCCGCTGACCGCGGCCGACTACGGCGGCCAAGGCCTCACCGACGAGCAGATCGCACGGATCGTGGGCTCGACGCCGCATCCGGGCGCCTCCCTGGCCGAGCCGGCCGTGCTGTCGCGGCCGCTCGGCGAGCTTCCGGCGACGTACATCAAGTGCCTGCTCGACGGCCCCGAGCCGAGCGACGACGTGGCCGAGCTGCTGACCAGCAGGCACTGGCGGCTGGTCGAGATGGACACCGGCCACTGGCCGATGTTCTCCCGGCCGGGCGAACTGGCGCGGATCCTCCTCGACGCGGCCGGGTGA
- a CDS encoding ATP-binding protein, whose protein sequence is MPASPEAARKLRRFARAVARRWRLAEHLEEALSVIVTELVTNVVMHSGSSWVSTVISVRGDALTVEVMDGGRWKHRVTRRKEPLDSDVVCGRGLRMVEAYAARTVARRLEAGSIVCAEITLRDGTSAPDQPTVNTLRIADQPSIGPPRHPSSGTARHPSKATRHQPKATDGKGFLRDA, encoded by the coding sequence ATGCCGGCCTCGCCGGAGGCCGCGCGAAAACTACGGCGCTTCGCCCGGGCCGTCGCACGTAGATGGCGCCTGGCGGAGCATCTCGAAGAGGCCCTGTCCGTGATCGTCACCGAGCTGGTGACGAATGTCGTGATGCACAGCGGCAGCTCCTGGGTGTCCACGGTGATCAGCGTCCGTGGCGATGCCCTGACCGTCGAGGTCATGGACGGCGGCCGCTGGAAACACCGGGTGACCAGACGCAAGGAGCCGCTGGACTCGGACGTGGTGTGCGGCAGAGGCCTGCGCATGGTCGAGGCGTACGCGGCACGCACAGTCGCGCGTCGGCTGGAAGCGGGCAGCATCGTCTGCGCGGAGATCACCCTGCGGGACGGCACATCGGCCCCGGACCAGCCGACGGTGAACACGCTGAGGATCGCCGACCAGCCGTCGATCGGCCCGCCGCGCCACCCGTCGAGCGGGACGGCGCGACACCCGTCGAAGGCGACACGGCATCAGCCGAAGGCGACGGACGGCAAGGGGTTCCTGCGGGACGCCTAG
- a CDS encoding cation:proton antiporter regulatory subunit, translated as MTTRRTSLPGVGTQYDFATEAGRHISVVIHNDGRRFLGFYGPEDPDACVLSVPLTSEEATALAHLIDAAPTDAVRTDGIDLVTEHIPVSARSPYSGHLLGDTRARTRTGASIVAVLRRTGAHPSPGPDFRFATGDTLVAVGTREGVDALAEIIAGG; from the coding sequence ATGACCACCCGACGTACCTCACTGCCGGGAGTCGGCACCCAGTACGACTTCGCCACCGAGGCGGGCAGACACATCTCGGTCGTGATCCACAACGACGGCCGGCGCTTCCTCGGCTTCTACGGCCCGGAGGACCCCGACGCCTGCGTCCTGTCGGTCCCCCTCACATCCGAGGAGGCGACCGCCCTGGCCCATCTGATCGACGCGGCCCCCACCGACGCCGTACGCACCGACGGCATCGACCTGGTCACCGAGCACATCCCGGTCTCGGCCCGTTCCCCGTACTCCGGCCACCTCCTGGGCGACACCCGGGCCCGTACCCGTACCGGTGCCTCGATCGTGGCGGTCCTGCGCCGTACCGGCGCGCACCCCTCCCCCGGACCCGACTTCCGGTTCGCGACCGGCGACACCCTGGTCGCGGTCGGTACGCGTGAAGGCGTCGACGCCCTCGCCGAGATCATCGCCGGAGGCTGA
- a CDS encoding YeiH family protein has translation MALLRERPVRTAAVGRPAALPGLVCAALGVAAAWSVHLLLPDIPMLTAAVVLGVVAAHLPRVRGVVRGAARPGLSYAGKRLMRAGIVLLGLKLGLDDIRGLGWASVTMVLGVVTATFLGTWWLGRRMGLPGDQPLLIATGYSICGASAIGAVSDAADSDERDVATSVALVTLCGTLAIAVLPLLQGVLGLDDASFGRWVGASVHDVGQVVATAQTAGPAALGEAVLVKLMRVALLAPLVAAVALAVRHRRQAARTAPAAGRTRVPLVPLFVAGFLAMVALRSTGLLPSAALDLAHTAQELLLAAALFGLGSAVDLPSLTRTGVRVAALGLCAWVVVAGVSYGGVVLVTG, from the coding sequence ATGGCCCTGCTCAGGGAACGGCCCGTCCGCACGGCCGCGGTGGGCCGGCCAGCCGCCCTGCCCGGGCTCGTGTGCGCCGCGCTCGGCGTCGCCGCGGCCTGGTCGGTGCACCTGCTCCTGCCGGACATACCGATGCTCACCGCGGCCGTCGTGCTCGGCGTCGTGGCCGCCCATCTGCCCCGCGTGCGCGGCGTGGTGCGGGGAGCGGCGCGGCCCGGACTGTCGTACGCGGGGAAGCGGCTGATGCGCGCCGGCATCGTCCTGCTCGGGCTGAAGCTGGGCCTGGACGACATACGCGGCCTCGGCTGGGCGAGCGTCACGATGGTGCTCGGCGTCGTCACCGCCACCTTTCTCGGCACCTGGTGGCTGGGCCGCCGGATGGGGCTGCCCGGCGACCAGCCGCTGCTCATCGCCACCGGGTACTCGATCTGCGGGGCGTCCGCGATCGGCGCCGTGAGCGATGCGGCCGACAGCGACGAGCGCGATGTGGCCACCTCCGTGGCGCTGGTGACCCTGTGCGGGACGCTCGCGATCGCCGTGCTGCCGCTCCTGCAGGGCGTGTTGGGCCTCGACGACGCGTCGTTCGGGCGCTGGGTCGGGGCGAGCGTGCACGACGTCGGGCAGGTGGTGGCCACGGCGCAGACGGCCGGCCCCGCGGCGCTCGGCGAAGCGGTCCTGGTGAAGCTGATGCGGGTGGCACTGCTCGCCCCGCTCGTCGCGGCGGTGGCGCTGGCCGTACGGCACCGGCGGCAGGCCGCCCGGACCGCACCCGCCGCCGGCCGCACCCGGGTACCTCTCGTCCCGCTGTTCGTCGCCGGCTTTCTCGCCATGGTGGCGCTGCGCAGCACCGGACTGCTGCCCTCGGCCGCACTGGACCTGGCGCACACCGCCCAGGAACTTCTGCTGGCAGCCGCGCTGTTCGGGCTCGGCAGCGCCGTGGACCTGCCGTCGCTCACCCGCACGGGGGTTCGCGTCGCGGCGCTCGGGCTGTGCGCCTGGGTGGTCGTGGCAGGGGTGTCGTACGGGGGAGTGGTGCTCGTGACCGGCTGA
- a CDS encoding cation:proton antiporter — MHDTTTLLIELGAIILVLGLVGRFAGLIGLSPIPLYLLAGLAFGKGGLLPLSASGDFIAVGAEIGVILLLLMLGLEYSASELVGSLRTQYPSGVVDLILNATPGAAAGLLLGWGPVATVALAGVTWISSSGVVAKVLTDLGRLGNRETPVILGILVIEDLSMALYLPLLTALIAGLGLAGVSIALLISLGTVGIVLYVALRHGHLISRAVSSDNPELLLLVVLGLTLLVSGLAQEFQVSAAVGAFLVGIALSGEVAEGARRLLAPLRDLFAAVFFVFFGLSTRPADIPAVLVPALLLAVATTLTKIATGWYAARRAAVGPRGRWRAGGTLVARGEFSIVIAGLAVVTEPRIGPLATAYVLILVILGPLAARWTEPAIARLRGRRARASPALEGHEEITPTASRNGHGDGSGL; from the coding sequence ATGCACGACACGACCACGCTCCTGATCGAGCTGGGGGCGATCATCCTGGTGCTGGGCCTGGTGGGCCGTTTCGCGGGCCTGATCGGGCTGTCACCGATCCCGCTCTACCTCCTCGCGGGCCTCGCCTTCGGCAAGGGCGGCCTCCTCCCCCTGAGCGCGAGCGGAGACTTCATCGCGGTCGGTGCCGAGATCGGCGTCATCCTTCTCCTGCTCATGCTGGGTCTGGAGTACAGCGCGTCCGAGCTGGTCGGCAGCCTGCGCACGCAGTACCCCTCCGGCGTGGTCGACCTGATCCTCAACGCCACGCCCGGCGCCGCCGCCGGCCTTCTGCTGGGCTGGGGCCCCGTGGCCACGGTCGCCCTGGCGGGCGTCACCTGGATCTCGTCCTCGGGCGTCGTCGCCAAGGTGCTCACGGACCTCGGCCGCCTCGGCAACCGTGAGACACCGGTGATCCTCGGCATCCTGGTCATCGAGGACCTGTCGATGGCCCTCTACCTCCCGCTGCTGACCGCCCTGATCGCCGGCCTCGGTCTGGCGGGCGTGAGCATCGCCCTGCTGATCTCGCTCGGCACGGTCGGCATCGTTCTGTACGTGGCGCTGCGCCACGGCCATCTGATCAGCCGCGCGGTCTCCTCCGACAATCCGGAGCTGCTGCTCCTGGTCGTCCTCGGTCTGACCCTCCTGGTCTCGGGCCTGGCCCAGGAGTTCCAGGTCTCCGCGGCCGTCGGCGCCTTCCTGGTGGGCATCGCGCTCTCGGGCGAGGTCGCGGAGGGCGCCCGCAGACTGCTCGCTCCGCTGCGCGACCTGTTCGCGGCGGTGTTCTTCGTCTTCTTCGGCCTCAGTACGCGCCCGGCCGACATCCCCGCGGTCCTCGTACCGGCCCTGCTCCTCGCCGTCGCCACCACCCTCACCAAGATCGCCACCGGCTGGTACGCGGCCCGCCGCGCGGCTGTCGGTCCCCGCGGCCGCTGGCGTGCGGGCGGCACGCTGGTCGCCCGCGGCGAGTTCTCGATCGTGATCGCGGGCCTTGCAGTGGTGACCGAGCCCCGTATCGGCCCGCTGGCGACGGCGTACGTACTGATCCTGGTGATCCTGGGCCCGCTCGCCGCCCGCTGGACGGAACCGGCGATCGCGCGGCTGCGGGGCCGGCGAGCGAGAGCGTCACCGGCGCTGGAGGGCCACGAGGAGATCACGCCGACGGCGAGCCGGAACGGACACGGGGACGGAAGCGGGCTCTAG
- a CDS encoding SAM-dependent methyltransferase, with protein MTGTEPAATRIDTSRPHPARVYDWFLGGKDNYPVDEELGRHIMSIDNRAKHVARTNRWFMHRVTRWLAGRAGVRQYLDIGTGIPTEPNLHQLAQAVAPESRIVYTDNDPIVLTHAEALLRSHPDGVTDYIQADVRDPDRILDQARKILDFEQPIALSLVALLHFVGDEDGPLDLVGRLVDALPSGSHLVISQLTADFDPLGVQRGVEMYAAGGVTLAPRSLDAFGRFFEGLEVVEPGIVQLTQWHPELGVDEVHDGDEAVSLYGAVGRKP; from the coding sequence ATGACCGGGACCGAACCGGCCGCCACGCGCATCGACACCAGCAGGCCGCATCCGGCCCGCGTGTACGACTGGTTCCTCGGCGGCAAGGACAACTACCCGGTCGACGAGGAGCTCGGCCGGCACATCATGAGCATCGACAACCGGGCCAAGCACGTCGCCCGGACCAACCGCTGGTTCATGCACCGTGTGACGCGCTGGCTGGCCGGCCGGGCCGGTGTGCGCCAGTACCTCGACATCGGCACCGGGATCCCGACCGAGCCCAATCTGCACCAGCTCGCCCAGGCCGTGGCCCCCGAATCCCGGATCGTGTACACCGACAACGACCCCATCGTGCTGACGCACGCCGAGGCGCTCCTGCGCAGCCACCCCGACGGCGTCACCGACTACATACAGGCGGATGTCCGCGACCCCGACCGTATCCTCGACCAGGCCCGGAAGATCCTCGACTTCGAGCAGCCCATCGCCCTTTCGCTCGTGGCGCTGCTGCACTTCGTCGGTGACGAGGACGGCCCGCTCGATCTGGTCGGCCGCCTCGTGGACGCGCTGCCGTCCGGCAGCCATCTGGTGATCTCCCAGCTCACCGCCGACTTCGACCCGCTGGGCGTACAGCGCGGTGTGGAGATGTACGCGGCGGGTGGTGTCACCCTCGCCCCGCGCAGCCTCGACGCGTTCGGCCGCTTCTTCGAGGGGCTCGAGGTGGTCGAGCCAGGCATCGTCCAGCTGACGCAGTGGCACCCCGAGCTCGGTGTCGACGAGGTTCACGACGGGGACGAGGCGGTCTCGCTGTACGGGGCGGTGGGCCGCAAGCCGTAG
- a CDS encoding LysR family transcriptional regulator, whose amino-acid sequence MFDSRHIKTFHEVVRTGSYSAAARALGYTQPAITQQMKALERDVGTPLFIRAGRGLRLSEAGEALSRHAAAILGSMSAAEEQIHALTRLRAGRVRVCAFPSANTILIPETMARLAAGHPGIHVDLLGDKPPESLQRLVRGECDITLAFTYPGLHDHVPDELVEIPLLEDQLTVLLPAGHPLARRRAVQLTDLAQERWIAGCLRCRTNLLHECGEQGFAPDIVFTTDDGLAVQAMVAAGLGVAMVPALVLSFLCHPRVSGRPLQPASRRQISAYVLREHLRIPATTQVLAELKTVASHKTGC is encoded by the coding sequence GTGTTCGATTCCCGGCACATCAAGACGTTCCACGAAGTCGTCAGAACGGGCTCGTACTCGGCGGCTGCCCGCGCGCTCGGCTACACCCAGCCCGCGATCACCCAGCAGATGAAGGCTCTCGAACGGGACGTCGGCACGCCGCTGTTCATCCGGGCAGGCCGCGGGCTGCGGCTGAGCGAGGCGGGCGAGGCGCTGTCCCGTCACGCAGCGGCGATCCTCGGCAGCATGTCGGCGGCCGAGGAACAGATCCACGCCCTCACCCGGCTGCGTGCCGGCCGCGTACGGGTCTGCGCCTTCCCCAGCGCCAACACCATCCTCATACCCGAGACGATGGCCAGGCTCGCGGCCGGCCACCCGGGCATCCATGTCGATCTGCTCGGCGACAAGCCGCCCGAGTCGCTGCAGCGCCTGGTGCGCGGCGAGTGCGACATCACCCTCGCCTTCACCTATCCCGGCCTGCACGACCATGTGCCCGACGAGCTGGTGGAAATACCGCTCCTGGAGGACCAGTTGACCGTGCTGCTGCCCGCCGGCCACCCGCTGGCCCGCCGCCGTGCGGTGCAGCTGACGGATCTCGCGCAGGAGCGCTGGATCGCCGGATGCCTGCGCTGCCGCACCAACCTCCTGCACGAGTGCGGCGAGCAGGGCTTCGCGCCGGACATCGTCTTCACGACCGACGACGGACTCGCCGTACAGGCCATGGTCGCGGCGGGCCTCGGCGTGGCCATGGTGCCCGCGCTCGTACTGAGCTTCCTCTGCCATCCCCGGGTCAGCGGACGGCCGTTGCAGCCGGCCTCGCGGCGCCAGATCTCCGCCTATGTCCTGCGTGAGCATCTGCGCATACCCGCGACCACGCAGGTCCTGGCCGAGCTGAAGACCGTCGCGTCGCACAAGACCGGCTGCTGA
- a CDS encoding M1 family metallopeptidase produces MSGQQTAAPDPYFPANGDSRYRVHRYELTLDYRPGPNRLAGTARLSAIAGRAPLTEFQLNLAEFKIGRVLVNGRSPHYTHRGGKLRVRPAKPLPAGAAFTVEVHWAGNPKPVRSPWGGLGWEELTDGALVASQPVGAPSWYPCNDRPSDKASYQISITTPSAYTVVAGGRLLTRTAKASTTTWVYEQSAPTSSYLVGLSIGRYQTVLLGAPGLEGVPQAAHLPAHLLSQFSRDFARQPAMMQLFEELFGPYPFGEYTVVVADEELDVPVEAQGLSLFGANHVDGVRGSERLIAHELAHQWFGNSVSIADWRHIWLNEGLAKYAEWLWSEHAGGRTAQELAAGAHRQLASMPLDLRLSDPGRKLMFDDRLYERGGLAVHAIRCALGDVAFFRMLRDWATVHRNGVVTTAAFTAHVTRYAAQPLDELFSAWLHETPLPPLPTPAATAQPPLPEVPRVPARPGYPPRNGGSAGLGGSSA; encoded by the coding sequence GTGAGCGGCCAGCAGACAGCGGCACCGGACCCGTACTTTCCGGCCAACGGCGACTCCCGCTACCGCGTGCACCGTTACGAACTCACGCTGGACTACCGTCCCGGACCCAACCGGCTGGCCGGGACGGCCAGGCTCAGCGCCATCGCCGGCCGTGCACCGCTCACGGAATTCCAGCTCAACCTGGCCGAATTCAAAATAGGCCGCGTCCTGGTCAACGGGCGGTCGCCGCACTACACCCACCGGGGCGGCAAGCTGCGTGTCCGGCCGGCCAAGCCGCTTCCCGCGGGGGCCGCCTTCACCGTGGAGGTGCACTGGGCAGGCAACCCCAAGCCGGTGCGCAGCCCCTGGGGCGGCCTCGGCTGGGAGGAGCTGACCGACGGCGCGCTGGTGGCCAGCCAGCCGGTCGGTGCGCCGTCCTGGTACCCGTGCAACGACCGGCCCTCCGACAAGGCCTCGTACCAGATCTCGATCACCACGCCGTCCGCGTACACCGTGGTGGCCGGCGGGCGGCTGCTCACCCGGACCGCGAAGGCGAGCACGACGACCTGGGTGTACGAGCAGTCCGCGCCGACCTCCAGCTACCTGGTCGGCCTGTCCATCGGGAGGTATCAGACGGTGCTGCTCGGTGCCCCGGGACTCGAGGGTGTGCCGCAGGCCGCCCACCTTCCGGCGCACCTGCTGTCGCAGTTCTCGCGCGACTTCGCCCGGCAGCCCGCGATGATGCAGCTTTTCGAGGAGCTGTTCGGCCCGTATCCGTTCGGTGAGTACACGGTGGTGGTCGCCGACGAGGAGCTGGACGTCCCCGTGGAAGCCCAGGGACTCTCGCTGTTCGGTGCCAACCATGTGGACGGCGTGCGCGGTTCGGAGCGCCTCATCGCCCACGAACTGGCGCACCAGTGGTTCGGCAACAGTGTGAGCATCGCCGACTGGCGTCACATCTGGCTGAACGAGGGGCTCGCGAAGTACGCCGAGTGGCTCTGGTCGGAGCATGCGGGCGGCCGCACGGCTCAGGAGCTGGCCGCCGGCGCACACCGGCAGCTGGCCTCGATGCCGCTGGATCTCCGGCTCTCCGACCCGGGCAGGAAGCTGATGTTCGACGACCGTCTCTACGAGCGCGGCGGTCTCGCGGTGCACGCGATCCGCTGTGCCCTGGGTGATGTCGCCTTCTTCCGCATGCTGCGCGACTGGGCCACCGTGCACCGGAACGGCGTCGTCACCACCGCCGCCTTCACCGCCCATGTCACCCGCTACGCGGCCCAGCCGCTGGACGAGCTGTTCTCGGCCTGGCTGCACGAGACGCCTCTCCCGCCGCTTCCCACTCCCGCAGCCACCGCTCAGCCTCCGCTCCCCGAGGTGCCGCGCGTACCGGCCCGGCCCGGGTACCCGCCCCGGAACGGCGGCTCCGCGGGCCTCGGCGGAAGCTCCGCGTAG
- a CDS encoding cysteine dioxygenase family protein has product MNTAAATRTTHRLDTLITDIRDAVGRGLPPDPTAYLVGECLAPHLGAADLLTAEQCESYPDRYRQHLLHAEHDGSFSVVALVWLPGQGTPVHDHVSWCTTGVHQGAEHERRYRLVPATAAGARARLVATEDVVNARGDVCGFAPPGDIHRVWNAGTGTAMSLHVYGADISRLGTSVRRVYDLSPDR; this is encoded by the coding sequence ATGAACACTGCCGCAGCCACCCGAACCACGCACCGGCTGGACACGCTCATCACGGACATCCGCGACGCCGTGGGGCGTGGACTGCCGCCGGACCCGACGGCGTATCTGGTCGGTGAATGCCTCGCCCCCCACCTGGGCGCGGCCGATCTGCTCACCGCCGAGCAGTGCGAGAGCTACCCGGACCGCTACCGGCAGCACCTGCTGCACGCCGAACACGACGGCAGCTTCTCGGTCGTCGCCCTGGTCTGGCTGCCCGGCCAGGGCACCCCCGTGCACGACCATGTGTCCTGGTGCACGACGGGGGTTCACCAAGGAGCCGAGCACGAACGGCGCTACCGACTGGTCCCTGCCACCGCCGCGGGCGCCCGGGCCCGCCTCGTCGCCACCGAGGACGTGGTCAACGCACGCGGCGACGTCTGCGGGTTCGCGCCTCCCGGGGACATCCACCGCGTCTGGAACGCCGGTACCGGCACCGCGATGTCCCTCCATGTGTACGGCGCCGACATCTCGCGCCTCGGCACCAGCGTCCGCCGCGTCTACGACCTGTCTCCCGACCGGTAA
- a CDS encoding LuxR C-terminal-related transcriptional regulator, with the protein MDTLSDAAGDRWLTRVLAGDSTGPALLLIEGAAGTGKSRLAARLLETAAGVTTASGSPARSVIVSFSSFGTKLTQRPSRAAGTSTSGTSASDTSASDTETGLARPRETGPLPSQATGLARPRESGPADVPPRPELPELLASLHDRGDRVLLVAEDVHRAGRPALDLLRRLLERPPDGLAVALTYRPEELREPGLVLGRTVHFPAALSVLRLHLDPLGAEQVRAVVEDALGAERCPAELIARIHERSGGVPQVVADLVRLLRESAEDRERYSVRDLDAVGVPPRLAELALGRTAALRERMRPVVWAAAVLDEPVEAAELTSVAGLSGDEGTRALMAALRTGVLTEDDLGRYGFFVPMAARAVYRQVPGPLRGQMHRHAAEALAHRQPVPWVRLARHRRHGGQVRGWLRAVEHAALQCQAAGDHQAAIDLLEDTLSRTTVPIGARARLAPLLAHSAVLGLRSDQTVTVLRQILDEQSLPAAVRGQIRLDLGLLLCNQAVAGMQGWLELQKAVEELQERPVLAARAMSALAMPLLSAVPLEQNVYWLHRAERAAEESGDAEARTAVAANSAGTLMYVGDPAAWKVLEHLPKDTDLPVHQQHVARGLCNAADGALWLGHLGRARELLAEGLELATRSGASYVEQGARGTALLLDWAEGNWTNLPARARAFVAEADTMPGPAADARVVLGLLALARGEWPQTTSWLSGEGPIGPEGSAVPHAAAASGALVRLALVRDDVEGAVAEASLSWDRLRDKGVWVWAAELAPWAVEATLRAGRRETAQKMVSEFAAGLEGRQAPSSSAALHWCRALLAEADGEPETAGPLFRRASTVYAGLPRPYAAILTTEGAARCALATDAHSASAVGDLASCVQQLSDLGAVWDAARIRAELRAHQPVDEQRPRGRPSYGDQLSPREQEVADLAATGLTNREIAATLHLSPRTVEQHVARARRKLESQSRQSLARSRAQRQE; encoded by the coding sequence GTGGACACGCTCAGTGACGCGGCCGGGGACCGTTGGCTGACGCGTGTCCTCGCCGGAGACTCCACCGGACCGGCACTGCTTCTGATCGAAGGGGCGGCGGGCACGGGCAAGTCCCGTCTGGCGGCGCGGCTGCTGGAGACCGCGGCCGGTGTCACGACCGCCTCGGGCTCGCCCGCCCGCAGCGTGATCGTCTCGTTCTCGTCCTTCGGTACGAAGCTGACGCAGCGCCCTTCGCGCGCCGCCGGCACCTCCACGTCCGGCACCTCCGCGTCCGACACCTCCGCGTCCGACACCGAGACCGGCCTCGCCCGTCCCCGGGAGACCGGACCCTTGCCTTCCCAGGCGACCGGCCTCGCCCGTCCCCGGGAGAGCGGTCCCGCCGACGTCCCCCCGCGGCCCGAGCTGCCGGAGCTGCTGGCCTCGCTGCACGACCGCGGGGACCGCGTGCTGCTGGTCGCCGAGGACGTCCACCGCGCCGGCCGGCCCGCCCTCGACCTGCTGCGCCGGCTGCTGGAGCGACCGCCCGACGGACTCGCCGTGGCCCTGACCTACCGGCCCGAGGAGCTGCGCGAGCCCGGCCTCGTGCTGGGCCGCACCGTCCACTTTCCCGCCGCTCTCTCCGTGCTGCGGCTGCACCTCGACCCGCTCGGCGCGGAGCAGGTGCGCGCGGTGGTCGAGGACGCGCTCGGCGCCGAGCGCTGCCCGGCGGAGCTCATCGCCCGGATCCATGAGCGCTCCGGGGGCGTGCCGCAGGTGGTCGCCGACCTGGTGCGGCTGCTGCGCGAGTCGGCCGAGGACCGGGAGCGGTACTCGGTCCGGGATCTGGACGCCGTCGGGGTGCCGCCTCGCCTGGCCGAGCTGGCCCTCGGCCGCACGGCGGCGCTCAGGGAGCGGATGCGGCCCGTCGTCTGGGCGGCCGCGGTGCTGGACGAACCGGTGGAGGCCGCCGAGCTCACCTCTGTGGCGGGCCTGTCCGGAGACGAGGGCACCCGCGCGCTCATGGCCGCGCTGCGCACCGGCGTACTGACGGAGGACGACCTGGGCCGGTACGGGTTCTTCGTCCCGATGGCGGCGCGGGCGGTGTACAGGCAGGTCCCCGGCCCGCTGCGCGGCCAGATGCACCGCCACGCCGCCGAGGCGCTCGCCCACCGCCAGCCGGTCCCCTGGGTACGGCTGGCCCGGCACCGCAGACACGGCGGCCAGGTACGCGGCTGGCTGCGCGCCGTGGAGCACGCCGCACTCCAGTGCCAGGCGGCGGGCGATCACCAGGCGGCGATCGATCTGCTGGAGGACACGCTGTCCCGCACGACCGTCCCGATCGGCGCTCGCGCACGCCTCGCTCCCCTGCTGGCGCACAGCGCCGTGCTGGGGCTGCGTTCCGACCAGACGGTGACCGTGCTGCGGCAGATCCTGGACGAGCAGTCGCTGCCGGCGGCCGTGCGCGGCCAGATCCGCCTCGATCTGGGGCTGCTGCTGTGCAACCAGGCGGTCGCGGGCATGCAGGGCTGGCTGGAGCTCCAGAAGGCGGTGGAGGAGCTCCAGGAACGCCCCGTTCTTGCGGCCCGCGCCATGTCCGCCCTGGCGATGCCCTTGCTGTCCGCGGTCCCGCTGGAGCAGAACGTGTACTGGCTCCACCGGGCCGAGAGGGCCGCAGAGGAGAGCGGCGACGCCGAGGCCCGCACGGCGGTGGCCGCCAACAGCGCCGGAACACTGATGTACGTCGGGGACCCGGCCGCCTGGAAGGTGCTGGAGCACCTCCCCAAGGACACCGACCTGCCGGTCCACCAGCAGCATGTGGCACGCGGCCTGTGCAACGCGGCGGACGGCGCCCTGTGGCTCGGCCATCTCGGCCGTGCCCGCGAGCTGCTCGCCGAGGGCCTGGAGCTGGCCACCCGCAGCGGCGCCTCCTATGTGGAGCAGGGTGCCCGCGGCACCGCGCTGCTGCTCGACTGGGCCGAGGGCAACTGGACGAACCTGCCCGCCCGCGCCCGGGCCTTCGTGGCCGAGGCGGACACCATGCCCGGTCCCGCGGCCGACGCCCGTGTCGTGCTCGGGCTGCTTGCGCTGGCCCGCGGCGAGTGGCCGCAGACCACCAGCTGGCTGTCCGGTGAGGGGCCCATCGGACCCGAGGGCTCGGCGGTGCCCCATGCCGCCGCCGCCTCGGGCGCCCTGGTCCGCCTCGCGCTGGTCCGCGACGACGTGGAAGGCGCCGTCGCGGAGGCGTCGCTGTCGTGGGACCGGCTGCGGGACAAGGGGGTGTGGGTGTGGGCGGCGGAGCTGGCGCCCTGGGCGGTGGAGGCGACGTTGCGCGCGGGGCGGCGGGAGACGGCACAGAAGATGGTCTCCGAGTTCGCCGCCGGGCTCGAGGGCCGTCAGGCCCCCTCGTCGTCCGCGGCCCTGCACTGGTGCCGCGCGCTGCTGGCCGAGGCCGACGGCGAACCGGAGACGGCGGGTCCGCTGTTCCGCCGGGCGTCCACCGTGTACGCCGGGCTGCCCCGCCCGTACGCCGCGATCCTGACCACGGAGGGCGCCGCCCGCTGCGCGCTCGCCACCGACGCGCACTCCGCCTCCGCTGTCGGCGATCTCGCCTCCTGCGTACAGCAGTTGAGCGATCTGGGCGCGGTGTGGGACGCGGCCAGGATCCGTGCCGAGCTGCGCGCGCACCAGCCCGTGGACGAGCAGCGTCCGCGAGGCCGTCCCAGTTACGGCGACCAGTTGTCGCCGCGCGAGCAGGAGGTCGCCGATCTCGCCGCGACCGGGCTCACCAACCGTGAGATAGCGGCGACCCTGCATCTGTCGCCGCGCACGGTGGAACAGCATGTCGCGCGGGCCCGCCGCAAGCTGGAGTCGCAGTCCCGCCAGAGCCTCGCCCGCTCGCGTGCCCAGCGCCAGGAGTGA